TTACCAAATATATAGTCATCTACTATCTTTTTATTATGATTATGATACTGACAATAATTACCAATTGGTAAAAATAACCGTCTAATGGCCTGTAATTATTATATATTTCTGAATAGATCTGCTTGACAAGTTTATAATCACAGTTACAGTTATGAAGTTGATATTTATTATCAATTTAGTTAAGAAGGGGCGAAAATGGCCCTAATATATAATATAAAGGAGGAAGGCTTTATGTTTGGCAAAAAAAGTCTTTTATCAGTGATTTTTGTTGTTTTACTTAGCTTTGGCCTTATTGGAGGGTGTGGTGGTTCAAGCTCTAACAATAATGGCGGTGGCGGAGGAGGCGGTGGTGGTACCAACGACGCCTTGATCCAAGCCATTATTAATCAGTATGTTGATAACGTAGTTATCGCTACATATGGAGTTCTTGCAGATCGTTCAAGCGATCTTAAAGAAGCTGTTGAGGATTTGAGAGACGATCCTACGGATGAAAATCTTGAGGCTGCTAGAGATGCATGGGTAGTTGCAAGAAGACCATGGGAGCAGACAGAGGCTTGGTTGTTTGGACCAGTGGATGCAAAAGGACACGACCCTGCACTTGATTCCTGGCCTGTAAACCGTACTGACCTACAAGCACTTCTTGATAGTGATGTAGATTTCACACCAGAGTTTATAAGAACAGCTGACCCGCTTCTAAAAGGATTTCACGGCGCTGAGTTCATTCTTTTTGACTTTGAAATAGAAGACCTAGGTGATAGAGAATTTGAATATCTTGTAGCTGTTGCTTGCGACATCGAACT
This region of Thermodesulfobacteriota bacterium genomic DNA includes:
- a CDS encoding imelysin family protein encodes the protein MFGKKSLLSVIFVVLLSFGLIGGCGGSSSNNNGGGGGGGGGTNDALIQAIINQYVDNVVIATYGVLADRSSDLKEAVEDLRDDPTDENLEAARDAWVVARRPWEQTEAWLFGPVDAKGHDPALDSWPVNRTDLQALLDSDVDFTPEFIRTADPLLKGFHGAEFILFDFEIEDLGDREFEYLVAVACDIELTADELFTDWTQGDGGLFTEPFGQTMKTAGPGNNVFPSLVTALQQIIDGMSIIIDEVSAGKIADPFDTGDVESVESQFSFNSLLDFQNDIRGVQNAWLGDYPDEGLFGQGLNDLIFLEDPALTAQVTNEIAAAIAAIGNIPPPFRDAINDPDAADEIVAAQNALDTLFATLNGPVLDIINSQ